A genomic segment from Amycolatopsis camponoti encodes:
- a CDS encoding Lrp/AsnC family transcriptional regulator, whose amino-acid sequence MSDKGSFSEPVADQTSFTASTGGGLTGRTVPALDEVDRAMLAELSADGRLAIRALAEKLHISRTNAYTRLERLMAEGVITGFGARIDPRRAGLGTSAYIMVTVEQTSWRTMATDLHKIPYVDHVTLVGGDFDILLLVRTPDNTTLRDVVLERLQALEGVRSTRTWLIFEELPGSVLH is encoded by the coding sequence ATGAGCGACAAAGGGTCTTTTTCGGAGCCAGTCGCTGACCAAACGTCCTTCACGGCCTCGACCGGCGGCGGCCTCACGGGACGAACGGTCCCGGCGCTCGACGAGGTCGACCGGGCGATGCTGGCGGAGCTGTCCGCGGACGGCCGTCTGGCGATCCGGGCGCTGGCGGAGAAGCTGCACATCTCGCGCACGAACGCGTACACGCGGCTGGAACGCCTGATGGCGGAGGGCGTGATCACCGGCTTCGGCGCGCGGATCGACCCGCGCCGGGCGGGCCTGGGCACGTCGGCGTACATCATGGTGACGGTGGAGCAGACGTCGTGGCGCACGATGGCGACCGACCTGCACAAGATCCCGTACGTCGACCACGTGACCCTGGTGGGCGGCGACTTCGACATCCTGCTGCTGGTCCGGACGCCGGACAACACGACACTGCGCGACGTGGTCCTGGAGCGGCTGCAGGCACTGGAGGGTGTGCGGTCGACGCGGACCTGGCTGATCTTCGAGGAACTGCCGGGCTCGGTCCTGCACTGA
- the pdhA gene encoding pyruvate dehydrogenase (acetyl-transferring) E1 component subunit alpha: MATETLLPSGSPVRFVAEDGTRVDQHGEYAEPTKDRLKAAYRLMVLGRRFDVQATALTKQGRLAVYPSSAGQEACQVAAALALRDDDWLFPTYRDSVALVARGLKPGEVLTLLRGDAHCGYNPAETRVAPQCTPLATQTLHATGLAHAMQRRGEDAVALALIGDGATSEGDFHEALNFAAVFKAPVVFFVQNNGYAISVPFEKQSAAPALAYKGIGYGMRSEQVDGNDAVAVLAVLDDAVKHAREGKGPVLVEAHTYRIDAHTNADDATRYRDADEVAKWREADPLERLGTYLEDDLTEDDVERFRAEAEEFAQSVRDTLNADAELDPMSLFDHVYAEPTRQLQRQRAMVAAELEA; this comes from the coding sequence ATGGCCACGGAGACCCTGCTGCCGTCCGGGTCGCCGGTGCGGTTCGTCGCCGAGGACGGAACGCGCGTCGACCAGCACGGCGAGTACGCCGAACCCACCAAGGACCGGCTGAAAGCCGCCTACCGGCTGATGGTCCTGGGCCGCCGGTTCGACGTCCAGGCGACCGCCCTCACCAAGCAGGGCCGCCTCGCCGTCTACCCCTCCAGCGCCGGCCAGGAGGCCTGCCAGGTCGCCGCCGCGCTCGCCCTCCGGGACGACGACTGGCTCTTCCCCACCTACCGCGACTCGGTCGCTCTCGTCGCGCGCGGCCTGAAGCCCGGCGAAGTCCTGACGCTGCTTCGCGGCGACGCGCACTGCGGCTACAACCCCGCCGAGACGCGCGTAGCGCCCCAGTGCACTCCGCTCGCGACGCAGACCCTGCACGCCACCGGTCTCGCGCACGCGATGCAGCGACGCGGTGAAGACGCCGTCGCGCTCGCGCTCATCGGGGACGGCGCCACCAGCGAAGGCGACTTCCACGAGGCGCTCAACTTCGCCGCCGTCTTCAAGGCACCCGTGGTGTTCTTCGTGCAGAACAACGGCTACGCGATCTCCGTCCCCTTCGAGAAGCAGAGCGCCGCGCCCGCGCTGGCGTACAAGGGCATCGGCTACGGCATGCGCTCGGAGCAGGTCGACGGCAACGACGCCGTCGCGGTCCTCGCCGTCCTCGACGACGCCGTGAAGCACGCCCGCGAAGGCAAGGGCCCGGTCCTCGTCGAGGCCCACACCTACCGCATCGACGCCCACACCAACGCCGACGACGCCACCCGCTACCGCGACGCGGACGAAGTCGCGAAGTGGCGCGAAGCGGACCCGCTCGAGCGGCTCGGGACCTACCTGGAAGACGACCTGACCGAAGACGACGTCGAGCGATTCCGAGCCGAAGCCGAAGAGTTCGCCCAGTCCGTCCGCGACACCCTGAACGCCGACGCCGAGCTCGACCCGATGTCCCTGTTCGACCACGTCTACGCCGAGCCGACCCGCCAGCTGCAGCGCCAGCGGGCCATGGTCGCGGCCGAGCTGGAGGCCTGA
- a CDS encoding alpha-ketoacid dehydrogenase subunit beta — protein MTTTMAQALNAALRDALKDDDRVLVFGEDVGTLGGVFRVTDGITADFGEDRCFDTPLAESGIVGFAVGMAMGGFRPVVEMQFDAFAYPAFEQITSHVAKLRNRTRGALSLPMVIRIPYAGGIGGVEHHCDSSEAYYTHTPGLRVVTPGTAQDAYDLLRDAIQSPDPVVFLEPKARYWSGEEVSFTRSGPAMDRAVVRRQGKDVTLIAYGPMVATALETAEAATAEGWDVEVVDLRSLSPFDDETVTASVRRTGRAVVVHEAAGFGGYGAEVVARVTEQCFHQLHAPVLRVTGLDIPYPAPKLERHTLPDVDRILDTIARLQWADTPVVAGA, from the coding sequence ATGACGACCACGATGGCGCAGGCGCTCAACGCCGCCCTGCGGGACGCGCTCAAGGACGACGACCGGGTGCTCGTGTTCGGCGAGGACGTCGGCACGCTCGGCGGCGTCTTCCGGGTCACCGACGGCATCACCGCCGACTTCGGCGAGGACCGCTGCTTCGACACGCCCCTGGCCGAGTCCGGCATCGTCGGGTTCGCGGTCGGGATGGCGATGGGCGGGTTCCGCCCGGTCGTCGAGATGCAGTTCGACGCCTTCGCCTACCCCGCGTTCGAGCAGATCACCTCGCACGTGGCGAAGCTGCGCAACCGCACCCGCGGCGCGCTCTCGCTGCCGATGGTCATCCGGATTCCCTACGCCGGCGGCATCGGCGGCGTCGAGCACCACTGCGACTCCAGCGAGGCCTACTACACGCACACGCCGGGCCTGCGCGTCGTCACGCCGGGCACCGCGCAGGACGCCTACGACCTGCTCCGCGACGCCATCCAGTCGCCGGACCCGGTCGTCTTCCTCGAGCCGAAGGCCCGCTACTGGTCCGGCGAAGAGGTGAGCTTCACCCGCAGCGGCCCGGCCATGGACCGGGCCGTCGTCCGGCGCCAGGGCAAGGACGTCACGCTCATCGCGTACGGCCCGATGGTCGCCACGGCGCTGGAGACCGCCGAAGCCGCGACGGCCGAAGGCTGGGACGTCGAGGTCGTCGACCTGCGTTCCTTGAGCCCGTTCGACGACGAGACCGTGACGGCGTCCGTGCGCCGCACCGGGCGGGCCGTCGTCGTCCACGAGGCCGCCGGCTTCGGCGGCTACGGCGCCGAGGTCGTCGCGCGCGTCACCGAGCAGTGCTTCCACCAGCTGCACGCGCCGGTGCTGCGCGTGACCGGGCTCGACATCCCGTACCCGGCGCCGAAGCTCGAGCGCCACACGCTGCCCGACGTCGACCGGATCCTCGACACGATCGCGCGCCTGCAGTGGGCCGACACCCCGGTGGTGGCCGGTGCCTGA
- a CDS encoding dihydrolipoamide acetyltransferase family protein has translation MPDFLLPDLGEGLTEAAILNWHVAIGDTVKVDQIVVEVETAKAAVEVPVPFAGVVSALHGEPGQLLPVGAPLLSVGGFAEPGVTTSSGSGNVLIGYGTAPTTRRKRVRRVEAPAPKAKAPGVISPFVRKLASDNGIDLAKVAATGPDGIIRRADVEAALKKPVAKGKRIPLTGVRKAVADKLTTSRREIPEATVWVDVDASELVAARAALNAKTDRPVSLLGLIARFAVAGLKKYPELNSRVEGDEIVLLDEIHLGFAAQTDRGLVVPVVRDAGALSTRDLSAAIGDRARTARDGKLAPADLTGGTFTVNNYGVFGVDGSAAIINHPEAAILGIGRIIDRPWVVGGTLAVRKVCELTLAFDHRVCDGGTAGGFLRFVADCVEAPVTALGDL, from the coding sequence GTGCCTGACTTCCTGCTGCCGGACCTCGGCGAGGGCCTGACCGAGGCGGCCATCCTCAATTGGCACGTCGCGATCGGCGACACGGTCAAGGTCGACCAGATCGTCGTCGAGGTCGAGACGGCGAAGGCCGCCGTCGAGGTGCCGGTGCCCTTCGCCGGTGTCGTGTCCGCGCTGCACGGCGAGCCGGGGCAGCTGCTGCCGGTCGGCGCGCCGCTGCTGTCCGTCGGCGGGTTCGCCGAGCCCGGCGTCACGACGTCGTCCGGGAGCGGCAACGTCCTCATCGGCTACGGCACCGCGCCCACGACCCGCCGCAAACGCGTCCGCCGCGTCGAAGCGCCTGCTCCGAAGGCCAAGGCGCCCGGCGTGATCTCGCCGTTCGTCCGGAAGCTGGCTTCGGACAACGGGATCGACCTCGCGAAGGTCGCCGCGACCGGTCCGGACGGGATCATCCGCCGCGCCGACGTCGAGGCGGCGCTCAAGAAGCCCGTCGCGAAGGGCAAGCGCATCCCATTGACCGGCGTGCGCAAGGCCGTCGCCGACAAGCTCACGACGTCCCGGCGCGAGATCCCCGAAGCGACGGTGTGGGTCGACGTCGACGCGTCCGAGCTGGTCGCCGCGCGGGCGGCCCTGAACGCCAAGACGGACCGGCCGGTGAGCCTGCTCGGGCTGATCGCGCGGTTCGCCGTCGCGGGGCTCAAGAAGTACCCGGAGCTGAACTCGCGCGTCGAGGGCGACGAGATCGTGCTGCTCGACGAGATCCACCTCGGGTTCGCCGCGCAGACCGACCGCGGGCTGGTCGTGCCGGTCGTGCGGGACGCCGGCGCGCTGTCGACCCGGGACCTTTCGGCGGCGATCGGCGACCGCGCTCGCACCGCGCGCGACGGCAAGCTCGCGCCCGCGGACCTCACCGGCGGCACGTTCACCGTGAACAACTACGGCGTCTTCGGCGTCGACGGCTCGGCCGCGATCATCAACCACCCCGAGGCCGCGATCCTCGGCATCGGCCGGATCATCGACCGGCCGTGGGTGGTCGGCGGCACGCTGGCCGTGCGGAAGGTCTGCGAGCTGACGCTGGCCTTCGACCACCGCGTCTGCGACGGCGGCACGGCGGGCGGGTTCCTGCGGTTCGTCGCGGACTGCGTCGAAGCGCCGGTCACGGCCTTGGGCGACCTGTAA
- a CDS encoding class I SAM-dependent methyltransferase: MNYVSIMSYRDATAHYTSPKRRDPVKTMLEEVVTHRVLRDAISRIPRAPGRPLRVLDVGCGTGDGLALLTERHGALAPLTDEHTLDYLGVDIDPDMVDTARALHAGRRAEFVVADMRSELPAGDFDLYLSCGVPYSHLPHEDVVEVLTGLMRRIVETRDRAVLVVDVLGRYSVEWTPKWPETRWSYNMSFFEDATETLHDRMSFFDRGSLDAALVEAAIRARARLSGTTFTDRSILAGRHTATLAFNPAIPPYRTLLNELARGTTDVDPARLRFEPPTGNAPRPVELFFAAFAERWNRIITTGDPRSPEHAKQLATSLFAWEQQAQQGLGTGHSLMATVVVERPTLA, encoded by the coding sequence ATGAACTACGTTTCGATCATGTCCTACCGCGACGCGACGGCCCACTACACCTCGCCCAAAAGGCGTGATCCGGTCAAGACGATGCTGGAAGAAGTGGTCACCCACCGAGTACTGCGTGATGCCATCTCCCGGATCCCGCGTGCGCCCGGCCGGCCGTTGCGGGTGCTCGACGTCGGGTGCGGCACCGGGGACGGCCTGGCGCTGCTGACCGAGCGGCACGGCGCCCTCGCCCCGCTGACCGACGAGCACACCCTCGACTACCTCGGGGTCGACATCGACCCCGACATGGTCGACACGGCCCGCGCACTCCACGCCGGCCGGCGGGCGGAGTTCGTCGTCGCGGACATGCGGTCCGAGCTGCCCGCGGGCGACTTCGACCTCTACCTCTCCTGCGGCGTGCCCTATTCCCACCTTCCCCACGAGGACGTCGTCGAGGTCCTGACCGGCCTCATGCGGCGGATCGTCGAGACCCGCGACCGCGCCGTGCTCGTCGTCGACGTCCTCGGCCGCTACTCCGTCGAGTGGACGCCGAAGTGGCCGGAGACCCGCTGGTCCTACAACATGAGCTTCTTCGAGGACGCGACCGAAACCCTCCACGACCGGATGAGCTTCTTCGACCGCGGGTCGCTCGACGCGGCGCTCGTCGAAGCCGCGATCCGGGCCCGGGCCCGGCTGAGCGGGACGACGTTCACCGACCGGTCGATCCTCGCCGGCCGCCACACCGCCACCCTCGCCTTCAACCCGGCGATCCCGCCCTACCGCACCCTCCTCAACGAGCTCGCCCGCGGCACCACCGACGTCGACCCCGCCCGGCTGCGGTTCGAGCCCCCCACCGGGAACGCGCCCCGGCCGGTGGAACTGTTCTTCGCGGCCTTCGCCGAGCGCTGGAACCGGATCATCACCACCGGAGACCCGCGCTCGCCCGAACACGCGAAGCAGCTGGCGACGTCGCTCTTCGCGTGGGAACAGCAAGCCCAGCAAGGCCTCGGTACCGGGCATTCCCTGATGGCCACCGTGGTCGTCGAACGTCCCACCCTCGCCTGA